One region of candidate division WOR-3 bacterium genomic DNA includes:
- the uvrC gene encoding excinuclease ABC subunit UvrC produces the protein MGFSEKVKAAPNEPGVYLLKDRQGKVLYIGKARSLRDRLRSYLQPQFQPRLAALLRRVLDLETIVTRSEVEALLLEESLIKIKKPRYNVRLRDDKKYPYLKITVQESFPRIFITRNIKPDGSVLFGPYTSAKELRKALRGVRRIFKLRTCKRELPDETVKQPCLNFQVKRCLGPCIGRITAEDYRQVVESVIAFLSGRSEKLTEEIEQRMWQEAESQRYEQAAILRDQLLALREVVRHQEVVTQDPTARDVIGLAKGIKGAVGVVFRIREKRIVAREQYSLAADETVPDEEILEGLLRSVYTHTADLPDEIVLPSPIAGVDLFEEVFAERRNKRVKIVTASRGEKRALVELAQRNAEKALVEILPQEERIPKANQELARILNLPAPPRLIEGVDISDTQGTNAVGSVVVFKDDRPLKSHYRLFKIRTVSGPNDFAMIAEVLARRVKGLLEKNLPLPDLVLVDGGKGQLSAAINAYHQFDQEIPILGLAKRTDTLYYLDGREISIPLTSPALKLLKRIRDESHRFAITLHRKIRGKRMVVSELDTIPDIGPCRRQALIRHFGSISKLRGASIDDIAKVKGIGKSLAEKIYHHLHQQT, from the coding sequence ATGGGTTTTAGTGAAAAGGTAAAGGCGGCGCCCAATGAGCCGGGCGTTTATCTTTTAAAGGACCGGCAGGGCAAGGTTCTTTATATCGGTAAGGCGCGCAGTTTGCGTGACCGCTTGCGCTCCTACCTTCAGCCTCAGTTCCAGCCCCGGCTGGCTGCACTTCTACGCCGGGTCCTTGACCTTGAGACCATTGTCACCCGCTCTGAGGTTGAGGCGCTACTTTTGGAGGAAAGTCTGATAAAAATCAAAAAGCCCCGTTATAATGTCCGTCTCCGGGACGACAAGAAGTACCCCTATCTTAAAATCACCGTTCAGGAAAGCTTCCCGCGCATCTTCATCACGAGAAACATTAAGCCTGATGGCTCGGTTCTCTTCGGACCTTATACCAGTGCCAAGGAGTTGCGCAAGGCGCTCAGGGGTGTGCGGCGCATATTCAAACTGCGCACCTGCAAAAGGGAACTGCCCGATGAGACGGTCAAACAACCCTGCCTGAACTTTCAGGTCAAGCGCTGTCTTGGACCCTGTATCGGCAGGATAACCGCAGAGGACTACCGCCAGGTTGTTGAGAGTGTGATTGCCTTTCTCTCAGGTCGCTCTGAGAAACTTACCGAAGAAATTGAACAGCGGATGTGGCAGGAGGCTGAAAGCCAGCGCTATGAGCAGGCGGCAATATTGCGCGACCAGTTGCTTGCCCTGCGCGAGGTTGTCAGGCATCAGGAGGTTGTCACCCAGGACCCGACCGCCCGCGATGTTATTGGGCTCGCAAAGGGCATAAAGGGTGCGGTTGGGGTTGTTTTCCGAATCCGGGAAAAGAGGATTGTTGCCCGGGAACAGTACTCCCTTGCCGCAGATGAAACGGTCCCGGACGAGGAGATTCTTGAGGGGCTTTTGCGCTCGGTTTATACCCATACTGCAGACCTGCCCGATGAGATTGTCCTGCCTTCTCCGATTGCTGGTGTTGACCTTTTTGAAGAGGTGTTTGCCGAGCGCCGCAATAAGAGGGTGAAGATTGTCACCGCGAGCCGCGGGGAGAAACGCGCGCTTGTGGAACTGGCTCAGCGGAATGCCGAAAAGGCGCTTGTGGAGATTCTGCCCCAGGAGGAGCGCATCCCCAAGGCAAATCAGGAGCTGGCAAGAATCCTTAACCTGCCCGCACCACCAAGGTTGATTGAAGGGGTTGACATCTCCGATACGCAGGGAACAAATGCGGTGGGCTCGGTTGTTGTTTTTAAGGATGACCGGCCGCTGAAAAGCCATTACCGGCTTTTTAAGATAAGAACCGTATCCGGTCCAAATGACTTTGCGATGATTGCCGAGGTCCTTGCCCGCCGGGTCAAGGGGCTCTTGGAGAAAAACCTGCCTCTGCCAGACTTGGTGCTTGTTGACGGCGGCAAGGGGCAACTTTCAGCCGCAATCAACGCCTATCACCAGTTTGACCAGGAGATTCCCATCCTCGGTCTTGCCAAACGCACCGATACCCTCTATTACCTTGACGGCAGGGAGATCTCCATCCCCTTAACATCCCCCGCACTCAAACTCCTCAAGCGTATCCGTGATGAGTCCCACCGCTTTGCCATCACCCTGCATCGCAAAATCAGGGGTAAAAGGATGGTTGTTTCTGAACTGGACACAATCCCTGATATTGGTCCTTGCCGGCGTCAGGCTTTAATCCGCCACTTCGGCTCAATAAGTAAACTGCGCGGTGCCAGCATCGACGACATCGCCAAGGTCAAAGGCATCGGCAAAAGCCTTGCCGAGAAAATCTATCACCACCTCCACCAACAGACCTGA